A genomic segment from Limosilactobacillus sp. encodes:
- a CDS encoding helix-turn-helix domain-containing protein: MTTVNLYNPELGATELYEEKWLPEKIDIKDEKDVLVVNHYWEDPRGELWGDFNDPMENVRRGFNVYRVRKGYLLPDEIRQLRKQLGLPIRKFADALGISSSALTQIENNHRVQTKYQDVLFRMVRHDPHAFLASLKDTQSTLEPSGDYDVNNHLYAYDSTENLQEFRPNEKRGGFA, encoded by the coding sequence ATGACTACGGTAAATCTTTATAACCCGGAGTTAGGAGCTACCGAACTTTATGAAGAGAAATGGCTCCCGGAAAAGATTGATATTAAAGATGAAAAGGATGTTCTGGTTGTTAACCACTACTGGGAAGATCCGCGGGGTGAACTTTGGGGTGATTTTAATGATCCGATGGAAAATGTTCGCAGGGGATTCAATGTCTATCGTGTTAGGAAGGGGTATTTGTTGCCGGACGAAATTCGGCAACTGCGTAAACAATTAGGATTGCCAATTAGAAAATTTGCGGATGCGTTGGGCATCAGTTCTTCAGCGTTGACCCAGATCGAGAATAATCATCGGGTCCAAACCAAGTATCAGGATGTCCTTTTCCGAATGGTTCGCCACGATCCGCATGCCTTCCTTGCTTCTTTGAAGGACACCCAATCGACGTTAGAACCAAGTGGTGATTATGATGTTAATAATCACCTCTATGCCTACGACAGCACAGAAAATTTACAAGAGTTTCGGCCAAATGAAAAACGAGGAGGATTCGCATAA
- a CDS encoding Lreu_0056 family protein has product MITGMAALMAVLSLAGCGSQAQSGQHGSATKSGKVAKESSSMAAASASSAQAKNSSQATQVDNKTAGVLVALLASPDWFKGGIQDNEMYYGEDAGKYGSGSSKGSLAGYSFLTANGDPTSYLYYKVNGDQVTYKQWIPGESVAEGHMRTRTISLARLEKDYYVTQDQKNEVDGYVSQLQPEEAYMSSIKNAESSSDDQN; this is encoded by the coding sequence ATGATAACGGGGATGGCTGCCCTGATGGCAGTGCTGAGCCTGGCGGGATGTGGCAGTCAGGCGCAGAGCGGCCAGCACGGTTCGGCCACCAAATCAGGCAAGGTCGCCAAGGAGAGCAGTTCCATGGCCGCTGCTTCGGCCAGTTCTGCTCAGGCGAAGAATTCGTCGCAAGCAACCCAGGTAGACAACAAGACGGCGGGAGTCCTTGTTGCTCTGCTGGCCAGTCCGGACTGGTTCAAGGGCGGCATCCAGGACAACGAGATGTACTATGGTGAGGACGCCGGCAAGTATGGCTCGGGAAGCTCGAAAGGCAGTCTGGCTGGCTACAGTTTCCTGACGGCCAACGGTGACCCAACCAGCTATCTCTACTACAAAGTCAACGGTGACCAGGTGACCTATAAGCAGTGGATCCCGGGCGAGAGCGTTGCTGAGGGTCACATGCGGACGCGGACGATTAGTCTGGCCCGGCTGGAGAAAGATTACTATGTCACGCAGGACCAGAAGAACGAGGTTGATGGCTACGTCAGCCAGCTGCAGCCCGAAGAGGCTTACATGAGCTCGATTAAGAATGCCGAAAGCAGTAGTGATGATCAGAATTAA
- a CDS encoding SEC10/PgrA surface exclusion domain-containing protein, whose amino-acid sequence MSKEHKKLYKAGKNWLTATITVAAMMLAGGMATQSVKADTTTTSADTQLVQAQQPTASQDDADGNQSADTQSTQQDQTTTTSQTVTDQKTSTSDLTVSQAKANAGNQWTHFDQGWSYTDGQGNWVYNQWQRINNNWYYFNDGGYAQTGWYKSGAGNWYHFDDQNAWANTGWQNINNNWYYFDNQNAWALTGWQKINNHWYYFDPTNAWADRGWFQSGAGNWFYFDNQNAWALTGWQKINNRWYYFDPTNAWADRGWFKSGTNWYYFDNQNAWALTGWQRINNRWYYFDQTNAWALKGWQKINNQWYYFDNDNVWMVTGTQAIGDKTYTFNDNGQWTGESWDNSDQSDQNTSSDNNQSNNDQQNQDNNQDSSQQNQGNNDQDNTNQDQNDDQAAKIAAAQKQVDAAEAKYQAASDRVDADWGKVNDAQSQVSTDQDAFDQAKEDLEGIQTENKLTAPQEWINAWKGILSKEKNVSFLSNKDQTIASEYQALLSTNQKGRDMNFNSWKDNPNDKKIPVTFNADSTLSEHDATIATQYAAHLLNQMRAQLGTPLYQITKGSVAISQETAKLYLKDNWSIWNKHNHDFNELNTVLPKEWGVNYVCESLYGGYEKVNNLNDLKRLVYDAVVYLLFEGDHSDSQFGHATDLLGIRLNSDLNYLVQGEVLGVSVDSKNGLEVHFNSIANPNGSRVKQQVQMGIVPEEANPSSKINQSPYNEEISIPDYKTNPADIPSYKQAFTDAQNKLTASQNSLKAAKDQLQKDQDSYSATEDELNHYISVWNSLQ is encoded by the coding sequence ATGTCTAAGGAACACAAGAAGCTCTATAAGGCCGGTAAAAACTGGCTGACGGCGACAATCACGGTTGCTGCGATGATGCTGGCCGGGGGGATGGCCACGCAAAGCGTCAAGGCTGACACGACGACTACAAGCGCTGACACCCAACTAGTTCAGGCTCAACAGCCGACCGCTAGTCAGGATGATGCAGATGGCAACCAAAGCGCTGACACGCAGAGCACGCAGCAGGATCAAACGACGACCACCAGCCAAACTGTCACTGACCAAAAGACGAGCACCAGCGATCTGACGGTTTCCCAGGCGAAGGCCAACGCCGGCAACCAATGGACCCATTTTGACCAGGGCTGGTCTTACACCGATGGTCAGGGTAACTGGGTCTACAACCAGTGGCAACGGATCAATAATAATTGGTACTACTTCAATGACGGTGGCTACGCCCAAACCGGCTGGTACAAGTCCGGTGCCGGCAACTGGTACCACTTCGATGACCAGAATGCCTGGGCCAATACCGGTTGGCAAAACATCAACAATAACTGGTACTACTTTGACAACCAAAATGCCTGGGCACTGACTGGCTGGCAAAAGATTAACAACCACTGGTACTACTTCGACCCGACCAACGCCTGGGCCGATCGCGGCTGGTTCCAATCGGGTGCCGGCAATTGGTTCTACTTTGATAACCAAAACGCCTGGGCCCTGACCGGCTGGCAAAAGATTAACAATCGCTGGTACTACTTCGACCCGACGAATGCCTGGGCTGACCGTGGCTGGTTCAAGTCCGGCACCAACTGGTATTACTTCGACAACCAGAATGCCTGGGCCCTGACCGGCTGGCAAAGGATTAATAATCGCTGGTACTACTTCGACCAAACCAACGCCTGGGCGCTCAAGGGCTGGCAGAAGATTAATAACCAGTGGTACTACTTTGACAATGACAACGTCTGGATGGTAACCGGTACGCAGGCGATCGGTGACAAGACTTACACCTTCAATGACAATGGGCAGTGGACCGGTGAGTCTTGGGACAACAGCGATCAGTCGGACCAGAATACTTCGTCCGATAATAACCAATCGAACAATGATCAACAAAACCAAGATAATAATCAGGACAGCTCTCAGCAAAATCAAGGCAATAACGACCAGGACAACACTAACCAAGATCAAAACGATGATCAGGCTGCCAAAATCGCTGCGGCACAGAAGCAGGTTGATGCAGCGGAAGCCAAATACCAAGCCGCTAGTGACCGGGTTGATGCTGACTGGGGTAAAGTAAACGACGCCCAAAGCCAAGTTTCTACTGACCAAGATGCATTTGATCAGGCTAAGGAGGACCTTGAAGGCATTCAAACCGAAAACAAGCTAACGGCACCGCAAGAGTGGATCAATGCTTGGAAGGGCATCCTAAGTAAGGAAAAGAACGTTTCATTCCTTTCCAACAAAGATCAGACAATTGCTTCTGAGTACCAAGCCCTGTTGAGCACCAATCAAAAGGGGCGCGATATGAACTTTAATTCATGGAAAGACAATCCAAATGATAAAAAGATCCCGGTCACGTTTAATGCTGACAGTACTTTATCAGAGCATGACGCAACAATTGCCACCCAGTATGCCGCCCACTTACTCAACCAGATGCGTGCTCAACTGGGTACGCCACTGTATCAAATTACTAAGGGGTCGGTGGCAATTTCACAGGAAACCGCTAAGCTTTATCTGAAGGATAACTGGAGCATTTGGAATAAACATAATCATGATTTTAATGAACTAAATACTGTCCTGCCTAAGGAATGGGGCGTCAACTATGTGTGCGAGTCGCTCTATGGAGGTTACGAGAAAGTAAATAATCTTAACGATCTCAAACGACTGGTCTATGATGCTGTAGTTTATCTGCTCTTTGAAGGTGACCACTCGGATTCACAGTTTGGCCATGCTACGGACCTCCTCGGAATTCGGTTAAACAGTGACTTGAATTACTTAGTCCAAGGTGAAGTTTTAGGTGTCTCCGTTGATTCCAAGAATGGACTCGAGGTTCACTTTAATTCCATCGCCAATCCAAATGGCAGCCGGGTCAAGCAACAGGTCCAGATGGGAATTGTGCCTGAGGAGGCTAACCCATCGAGCAAGATCAACCAGTCTCCATACAACGAAGAGATTTCGATCCCTGATTATAAAACTAATCCGGCAGATATCCCATCGTACAAGCAGGCCTTTACAGACGCGCAAAATAAGCTAACTGCTTCGCAAAACAGCTTAAAGGCCGCAAAGGACCAACTCCAAAAGGATCAGGACAGTTACTCTGCTACTGAGGACGAGCTCAATCATTACATCTCCGTCTGGAACTCACTGCAATGA
- a CDS encoding DUF1828 domain-containing protein encodes MDNASLLENSYYKWLKDDLVFKNIEDNYVSISTPFIDTNFDNINLYARFLSKDKIEVSDFGYTIANLEDTGIRLDRRSKVAWRVYTNALNDFGVSREDETLLIKTSLDKFPVAKNRLLQAIMRINDISYLSKGNVKEAFNDIIEDFLLKKEILYTPNVEIATENGISSHFDFSIPSKSGMERLIKTSARPNDLNYAKAFNFDVRVTSPVRDNARFYYVLNDVTHKVKLKNQTINTALEGLKAGTADVSGFDDIMKNNNVFVNE; translated from the coding sequence TTGGACAACGCTTCTTTACTCGAAAATAGTTATTATAAGTGGTTAAAAGACGATTTAGTGTTTAAGAATATTGAAGACAATTATGTTTCCATCAGCACTCCCTTTATCGATACCAATTTCGATAATATCAATTTGTATGCTCGTTTTTTGTCGAAAGATAAAATAGAGGTATCAGATTTTGGTTACACAATTGCCAACCTCGAGGATACGGGAATCCGTCTTGATCGCCGCTCTAAAGTTGCTTGGCGAGTCTACACTAATGCTCTAAATGATTTTGGAGTTAGTAGAGAAGACGAGACTTTACTAATTAAAACTTCGCTGGATAAATTTCCCGTAGCGAAGAATCGCCTGTTGCAGGCAATTATGCGGATCAATGATATTTCTTATCTGAGTAAGGGGAATGTTAAAGAAGCATTTAACGATATTATTGAAGATTTCTTATTAAAGAAAGAAATCTTGTATACTCCCAATGTCGAAATTGCCACTGAAAACGGAATATCATCCCACTTTGACTTTTCAATTCCAAGCAAATCGGGGATGGAACGGCTGATTAAGACTTCAGCGCGACCAAATGATCTCAACTATGCAAAGGCCTTTAATTTTGATGTCCGGGTAACGTCACCGGTAAGAGACAATGCTAGATTTTATTACGTGTTAAACGATGTTACTCATAAAGTTAAGCTGAAGAATCAAACCATCAACACGGCACTTGAAGGCTTAAAAGCTGGTACTGCTGATGTTTCAGGGTTTGATGATATTATGAAAAATAATAATGTGTTTGTAAATGAATAG
- a CDS encoding DUF6978 family protein has translation MYNELYESIKGKMDINNLNENEINLLIDAEKNPINTLKYQDIINQIQQTLVLSSHTYRCSVKDNKRGIIYQFQVHSTPIITKFSVGLMFVENKVHLIRIDFGDDLRHTNNYGTKNEVVILGSHAHINSPAGKYVSKNVIPIGSINEFKNIKKIKDGLDEFISYTNIKKARR, from the coding sequence ATGTATAATGAACTATACGAAAGCATAAAGGGTAAAATGGATATAAATAATCTTAACGAAAACGAAATTAACTTATTGATTGACGCTGAGAAGAATCCGATAAATACTTTAAAGTATCAAGATATTATTAACCAGATACAGCAGACGCTAGTACTGTCTTCCCATACCTATCGATGTTCGGTAAAAGATAATAAACGAGGGATAATATATCAGTTTCAAGTTCATTCTACGCCCATTATCACTAAATTTTCAGTTGGCCTTATGTTTGTAGAAAACAAGGTGCACTTGATAAGAATAGATTTTGGGGATGATCTGCGGCATACTAATAATTACGGTACTAAAAATGAAGTTGTTATCTTAGGTTCACATGCTCATATTAATTCGCCAGCAGGGAAATATGTTTCAAAGAATGTCATTCCTATTGGCAGTATTAATGAATTTAAGAACATTAAAAAGATAAAAGATGGACTTGATGAGTTTATCAGCTATACAAATATAAAGAAAGCCAGGAGGTGA
- a CDS encoding serine-rich glycoprotein adhesin has protein sequence MARKENHKEKYSKVKMYKTHQGWVSCLTRFFSILHFSKKVEAKDTAVDPDELGDDRFSGTLNSYLKGLGVVSTILGVGGVIDAAAPTTVQAATETVDMSLQELGSTSVSETDSTSSQSTSNQSTSGSLSVDSTSASSQSYLHVAS, from the coding sequence ATGGCAAGAAAAGAGAACCACAAGGAAAAGTACAGCAAGGTTAAAATGTATAAGACTCATCAGGGCTGGGTAAGCTGTTTAACGCGCTTCTTTAGTATCTTGCATTTTTCAAAAAAGGTCGAAGCAAAGGACACGGCAGTTGATCCGGATGAGCTCGGTGACGATCGTTTTTCAGGGACGCTCAATTCCTATCTGAAGGGTCTGGGCGTGGTTTCAACAATTCTGGGTGTCGGCGGAGTGATTGATGCCGCCGCCCCAACGACGGTCCAGGCCGCCACTGAAACGGTGGACATGAGTTTACAGGAGCTGGGGTCAACCAGTGTTTCTGAAACCGACAGCACTTCTTCACAATCCACTAGCAACCAGTCGACTAGCGGTTCTCTAAGCGTGGACAGCACTTCCGCTTCTTCCCAGAGCTACCTCCACGTCGCAAGCTAG
- the rfbB gene encoding dTDP-glucose 4,6-dehydratase: MENNKPFKNIIVTGGCGFIGSNFVHYLVKYHPEVEHITVLDKLTYAGNPANIAGLPKDRVKLVVGDICDKDLVDKLVSQADAVVHYAAESHNDNSLIDPTPFIKTNIEGTFTLIQACRKYDVRYHHISTDEVYGDLPLREDLPGHGEGPGEKFTPDSPYRPSSPYSSSKASSDLLVRAWVRSFGLRATISNCSNNYGPYQHIEKFIPRQITNILSGIRPKLYGSGKNVRDWIHTNDHSRAVWDILTKGKIGETYLIGANGEKNNKEVLEMILELMGQPKDAYDHVKDRPGHDLRYAIDATKLRTELGWEPEFTDFQSGLQHTIDWYTQHEDWWKDEKAAVEAKYAKNGQ, translated from the coding sequence ATGGAAAACAACAAACCTTTCAAAAACATTATCGTTACCGGGGGCTGTGGCTTCATCGGCTCCAATTTCGTCCACTACTTGGTCAAGTACCATCCCGAAGTTGAACACATCACGGTCCTGGACAAGCTGACCTATGCCGGGAACCCGGCCAACATCGCGGGCTTGCCGAAGGACCGGGTCAAGCTGGTCGTCGGCGACATCTGCGACAAGGACCTAGTTGACAAGCTCGTCAGTCAGGCCGATGCCGTGGTGCACTACGCCGCCGAGAGTCACAACGACAACTCGCTGATCGACCCGACGCCGTTTATCAAGACTAACATTGAGGGGACCTTCACCCTCATCCAGGCCTGTCGCAAGTATGACGTTCGCTACCATCACATCTCAACCGATGAGGTTTACGGCGACCTGCCGCTGCGCGAAGACCTGCCAGGTCATGGCGAGGGTCCTGGTGAAAAGTTTACGCCGGATTCACCATACCGGCCGTCCAGTCCATATTCATCTTCGAAGGCCAGTTCCGACCTGCTTGTCCGGGCCTGGGTGCGTTCGTTCGGCTTGCGGGCCACGATCTCGAACTGCTCGAACAACTACGGCCCTTACCAGCACATTGAGAAGTTCATCCCGCGCCAAATCACTAATATCCTGAGTGGCATCCGGCCCAAGCTCTACGGTTCCGGCAAGAACGTCCGGGATTGGATCCACACCAATGACCACTCCCGCGCCGTTTGGGACATTTTGACCAAGGGAAAGATTGGTGAGACCTACCTGATCGGGGCCAATGGCGAGAAGAACAACAAGGAAGTTCTGGAAATGATCCTAGAACTGATGGGGCAACCCAAGGACGCCTATGATCACGTTAAGGATCGCCCGGGTCACGACCTCCGTTACGCCATCGACGCCACCAAGCTGCGGACGGAGCTCGGCTGGGAGCCGGAGTTCACCGATTTCCAGTCCGGCCTCCAGCACACGATTGACTGGTATACCCAGCATGAAGATTGGTGGAAAGACGAGAAGGCCGCGGTGGAAGCCAAGTACGCTAAGAATGGGCAATAA
- a CDS encoding acyltransferase family protein — translation MEKTGKVRQSNIELLRIVAILMVIVLHYLNGWMGGALDHVQSGSINYYLSHFIESLCIIAVNVFVIITGYFSYKRTRVNLSKVVKLFLT, via the coding sequence TTGGAAAAAACAGGTAAAGTTCGTCAAAGCAATATCGAATTATTGCGAATTGTAGCTATCTTAATGGTGATTGTACTGCACTATCTCAATGGTTGGATGGGCGGTGCATTGGACCATGTTCAGTCAGGTAGCATTAATTACTATTTGAGCCATTTCATCGAATCGCTTTGTATTATTGCGGTAAACGTCTTTGTTATCATTACGGGTTACTTCTCTTACAAGCGGACAAGAGTTAATTTGTCAAAGGTCGTTAAATTGTTTTTGACCTAA
- a CDS encoding HAD hydrolase-like protein, whose protein sequence is MKGAILNVNNIIVDVDQLQFAAWRDLAMYEYGMGLPGKMAARLKGQSRDQVLDAVLAHFKQTATAAERQEILAEQDKFYEKTLATVDESKLLPNAQQLVISLYDHYVKVGIHDLDGHAADLIKQVKLDGYVDLVGPKDDADDNPYTALVDQLDVSAAGSIAVVTKPTDLGQATAAGLTTIGVGDATELKGADYQVSLVGDLRYQMLEKVWEDKQ, encoded by the coding sequence ATGAAGGGTGCAATCCTAAACGTAAATAACATTATTGTCGACGTCGACCAGCTGCAGTTCGCAGCCTGGCGCGACCTGGCCATGTACGAGTACGGCATGGGCTTGCCGGGCAAGATGGCGGCGAGGCTGAAGGGCCAGAGTCGTGACCAGGTATTGGATGCCGTCTTGGCTCACTTCAAGCAGACAGCCACGGCTGCGGAGCGCCAGGAAATCCTGGCCGAGCAGGACAAGTTCTACGAGAAGACTCTGGCAACGGTGGACGAAAGCAAGCTGCTGCCGAACGCCCAACAGCTGGTGATCAGCCTCTATGACCACTACGTCAAGGTGGGAATCCACGACCTGGATGGGCACGCGGCGGACCTGATCAAGCAGGTCAAGCTGGACGGCTACGTAGACCTGGTGGGGCCAAAGGATGATGCGGATGACAACCCATACACGGCCCTGGTGGACCAGCTGGACGTGTCGGCCGCTGGCAGCATTGCCGTCGTGACGAAGCCGACGGACCTGGGGCAGGCCACGGCGGCCGGGTTGACGACGATCGGTGTCGGGGATGCCACGGAGCTGAAGGGTGCTGACTACCAGGTCAGCCTGGTGGGCGACCTGCGCTACCAGATGCTGGAGAAGGTCTGGGAAGATAAGCAATAG
- the glpK gene encoding glycerol kinase GlpK, which yields MNEQQYIMAIDEGTTSSRAIIFDHDGNKVGMSQQEFPQYFPQPGWVEHDATEIWDSVQQVMSDVMIKTQIKPYKIAAIGITNQRETTVIWDRHTGKPIYHAIVWQSKQTSEIAEQLIHDGYKKMIHDKTGLVIDSYFAATKIKWILDRVPGAREKAERGDLLFGTIDTWLLWNLTGGRVHATDVTNASRTMLFNIHKLEWDQDILDLLDIPRQILPEVKESSAIFGYTGDFTFYGVQIPIAGIAGDQQAALFGQAAYDEGSVKNTYGTGAFIVMNTGLKPTLSDNGLLTTIAYGLDGKTHYALEGSIFVAGSAVQWLRDGLKFFAHASESEKLALDAKSTGGVYVVPAFTGLGAPYWDQEVRGAMFGLTRGTERGQIIRATLESIAYQTRDVVDTMVKDTKLPLSALTVNGGASRNDFLMQFQADILQTPIKRAEMEETTALGAAFLAGLAVDFWNNTDELRKLSKIGDEFQPLMAPQRAGQLYAGWQQAIKAAQYFSHGEE from the coding sequence GTGAACGAGCAACAATACATCATGGCAATCGACGAGGGGACGACCAGCTCCCGGGCGATTATCTTCGACCACGACGGCAATAAGGTGGGAATGAGCCAGCAGGAATTCCCCCAGTACTTCCCACAACCGGGCTGGGTCGAGCACGACGCCACCGAGATCTGGGACAGCGTCCAGCAGGTCATGTCGGACGTGATGATCAAGACCCAGATCAAACCTTACAAGATCGCGGCGATCGGGATCACCAACCAGCGGGAGACAACCGTCATCTGGGATCGCCACACCGGCAAGCCGATCTACCACGCGATCGTCTGGCAATCCAAGCAGACTAGCGAGATCGCCGAGCAGCTGATCCATGACGGCTACAAGAAAATGATCCACGACAAGACCGGGCTGGTGATCGATTCCTACTTCGCCGCCACCAAGATCAAGTGGATCCTCGACCGGGTTCCCGGCGCCCGCGAAAAGGCGGAGCGCGGCGACCTGCTCTTCGGGACGATCGACACCTGGCTGCTCTGGAACCTGACCGGGGGCCGGGTCCACGCGACCGACGTCACCAACGCCAGCCGGACGATGCTCTTCAACATTCACAAGCTCGAATGGGACCAGGACATCCTCGACCTGCTCGACATTCCACGCCAGATCCTGCCCGAGGTCAAGGAGAGCTCGGCCATCTTCGGCTACACCGGTGACTTTACCTTTTACGGGGTCCAAATTCCGATCGCTGGAATCGCCGGGGACCAGCAGGCGGCGCTCTTCGGTCAGGCGGCCTACGACGAGGGTTCGGTGAAGAACACCTACGGGACCGGGGCCTTCATCGTTATGAACACCGGGTTAAAGCCGACCCTGTCCGACAACGGCCTGCTGACGACGATTGCCTACGGGCTGGATGGCAAAACCCACTACGCCCTGGAAGGCAGCATCTTCGTCGCCGGGTCCGCGGTCCAGTGGCTGCGGGATGGGCTGAAATTCTTCGCCCACGCCAGCGAATCGGAGAAGCTGGCCCTCGACGCCAAGTCGACCGGCGGCGTCTACGTCGTGCCGGCCTTCACCGGGCTGGGGGCGCCGTACTGGGATCAGGAGGTCCGTGGTGCCATGTTTGGCCTGACCCGGGGGACCGAGCGGGGACAGATCATCCGCGCCACCCTGGAGTCGATCGCTTATCAGACGCGGGACGTGGTCGATACGATGGTCAAGGACACCAAGCTGCCGCTGTCGGCGCTGACGGTTAACGGCGGGGCTTCGCGGAATGACTTTCTGATGCAGTTTCAGGCCGATATTCTGCAGACGCCGATCAAACGGGCCGAGATGGAGGAGACGACCGCGCTGGGCGCCGCCTTCTTGGCCGGTTTAGCCGTCGACTTTTGGAACAACACGGACGAGCTGCGCAAGCTTTCCAAGATCGGCGACGAATTCCAGCCACTGATGGCACCTCAGCGCGCCGGTCAGCTCTATGCCGGCTGGCAACAGGCCATCAAGGCCGCACAATACTTTAGTCACGGAGAAGAATAA
- a CDS encoding 2-hydroxymuconate tautomerase produces MPLVHIDLIEGRSEEQLKGLVKDVTAAICKNANVPAERVHIVLNEMQKDRYSVGGKMVSDN; encoded by the coding sequence ATGCCATTAGTACACATCGACCTGATCGAGGGCCGGAGCGAAGAACAACTCAAGGGCCTGGTAAAGGACGTTACGGCTGCCATCTGCAAGAACGCTAATGTTCCAGCTGAACGGGTGCACATTGTTCTGAACGAAATGCAAAAGGACCGCTACAGCGTTGGCGGCAAGATGGTTAGCGATAACTAA
- a CDS encoding type II toxin-antitoxin system HicB family antitoxin, translating to MKTTDQIVVYPIIIKYEPDDTDCPYLVTIPDLDNGMTQGKSIADAIAMAEDYIGTTSLEESLPTSNYALPQTKKNETVTLVRVNVSEYKRKHDNKVVKKTITIPNYLNELGKENGINFSEVMTNALRDKFSI from the coding sequence ATGAAAACTACTGACCAAATTGTTGTTTACCCAATCATCATCAAATATGAACCCGATGATACCGATTGCCCGTACTTAGTAACCATTCCGGACTTAGATAACGGTATGACCCAAGGAAAGTCCATCGCCGACGCCATCGCAATGGCCGAGGACTACATCGGAACGACCAGTCTTGAGGAAAGCCTGCCCACTTCTAATTACGCCTTACCTCAAACCAAGAAAAACGAAACGGTCACCCTCGTCCGAGTCAACGTTTCAGAATACAAACGCAAGCACGATAACAAAGTCGTTAAAAAGACCATTACGATTCCAAATTATCTAAACGAATTGGGCAAGGAAAATGGCATTAATTTTAGTGAAGTCATGACCAACGCTCTAAGAGACAAGTTCAGCATTTAA
- a CDS encoding Rpn family recombination-promoting nuclease/putative transposase, translated as MNRIQQAAANWRKAGLENDFVFSKVMTDPEICLEVIQSILPGLAIKSIKPPRAQEEINPSNDAKGVRFDVYTTDDANNHYDIEMQVAESPNLFKRVRYYQSLNAFASYERGENYNYAHNSYVIFICCFDPMGLGRQYYSVNKRLNQDPAFLVWDGATDVYLNVTSERHEVPAKLQTFLDQIAGRSGGQEDAFGLKLRQKITEVKHNKKWRADFMRMSLMEMDHQYELDQAEIKGRNQGIENDRLSLINGLLKQGQSEDEIIHFLTTVLNLSDEQARAYYHKATTKD; from the coding sequence ATGAACAGAATCCAACAAGCCGCCGCCAACTGGCGCAAGGCGGGCCTTGAAAACGACTTTGTCTTCAGCAAGGTGATGACCGATCCCGAGATCTGCCTGGAGGTCATCCAGAGCATTTTGCCGGGGCTGGCCATCAAGAGCATCAAGCCGCCACGAGCGCAGGAGGAGATCAACCCCAGCAACGATGCCAAGGGGGTTCGCTTCGACGTCTACACCACGGACGATGCCAACAACCACTACGACATCGAGATGCAGGTAGCCGAGAGCCCCAACCTCTTCAAGCGCGTCCGCTATTACCAGTCGCTGAACGCCTTCGCTTCGTACGAGCGGGGCGAGAACTACAACTATGCCCACAATTCCTACGTCATCTTTATCTGTTGCTTCGACCCGATGGGACTGGGGCGGCAGTACTATTCGGTCAATAAGCGGCTCAACCAGGATCCGGCTTTCTTAGTTTGGGACGGGGCCACGGACGTCTATCTCAACGTCACCAGCGAGCGCCACGAGGTCCCGGCAAAGTTGCAGACCTTTCTCGACCAGATTGCCGGGCGTTCCGGTGGGCAGGAAGACGCATTTGGGTTAAAATTAAGACAGAAGATCACGGAAGTTAAGCACAATAAGAAATGGAGGGCGGACTTTATGCGAATGTCTTTAATGGAAATGGATCACCAATACGAACTGGATCAGGCGGAAATCAAGGGACGGAACCAAGGAATTGAAAATGACCGACTCAGCTTAATTAACGGCCTTCTCAAGCAGGGGCAATCTGAAGATGAAATCATTCATTTCCTAACAACCGTGCTAAACCTTTCTGATGAGCAAGCACGCGCCTACTACCACAAAGCAACAACAAAAGACTAG